The sequence below is a genomic window from Streptosporangium lutulentum.
GTGCTGAAGGAGTGCCCGGTTCCGGAGGTCGACTGGGTCATGCTGGCGGAGACCGCCGAGCCCGGACGACACGTCGGTGGAGCGTCTTCGATGTGGTGACGGAGGTGGTGACGGGGATGCGAACGATGACCGTGACCCAGATCGACGACGTCCGGGAGGCTCTGCGCGCCGCCGAGCACCGTACCGGCCTGCGCTTCGCCGCCTACCTCGGCCCGGCGATAGGCCCGCGCCGCCACTTCTCCGAACGGCTGCACGCCGCGCTGGGTGACGAGGTGGACAGGGCGGTGCTCATCTTCGTGGACTCGGAGCGGAGGGGCCTGGAGATCGTCACGGGCCCCGAGGCCAGGCGGCGGCTCCCCGACGAGAAGTGCCGCCTGGCCGCGATGTCGATGACCACCGTCCTCGGCACGGGAGATCTGGTGGGCGCACTCGTCACCGGCGTGTGGCTGCTCGCGGACCAGGCTTCGCGCCACCTGTGACTTTCCCGGATAATCGGGGCGTGCTGAAGATCGTGTGGGATGCGCTGCTGGGCCGTCCTCCCTCGGGGGTCACGAGGGTGGAGGAGCCGGATCCGATCCTCGGCCAGATCCTGGGGATGCTCGCCGACGCGCAGACCGAGGTCGGCAGGGCGGACCAGAAGGGGGTCATCCTGCTGGTGACGACCGGTGCCGCCGCCGGTCTCATCGCCGCCGGGCTGCTGGGCGGGCAGTGGAGACCGCAGGAGCTGCCCAGCCAGGTGGAGTGGCTCTGGTGGACGGGGATGTTCTTCTGGCTGATGGGAATCCTGATGCTCGCCGGCGCGATCTGCCCACGCAGCGCGGGGCGCGCGGGGCAGGCCGTGGAGCGCCGTCGCTCCTACGTTCACGGCCTCACCGGCGAGGTGCTCGCCGAATCGAGGGCGGGCAGAACCCACAGGAACGGACAGGCCAGGGTCGACCTGATCGTGCTGCGGATCAGGAGGCTCAGCGCCGTGGCCGACGCCAAACACCGCTACATCCGCAGGGGCGTGATCCTGATGCTGATCGCCATCGCCTGCTGCGAGCTCTCGGTGCTCATCGGTCAGAAGATCTGAGCGCCCCGGCCCGCCGGGTGTCTCCGCAGGAAGGGCACGTGCCGCGGACCTGCCCCGGGTGTCTCCACCCCACAGGCGCGTGCCGGGGTCAGAGCTGCAGCAGCCTCACCAGATGGGTGGCGGTGTCCGTCAGCAGCGTCGAGGGCGCCACCGGGGCGGTGGCGATGGCGGAGAACAGGCTGGGCAGCCCCGGCAGCGGGAAGCCGTCGTCCACGGCGGCCGCGCGGCCCATCTCGCTCTTGCTCAGGATCGTCCGGCTGCGGTCCCAGGCCTCAAGGACCTCCTCGGGAGAGGGCACGCCGAACCCATGGCCCACCGGGGCCGCGTGGCGGAGCCGTACCAGGGGCGTGTCGGCGAAGGTCAGAGCCACCCGGGCGCGCAGGGCGAGGTTCTCGCGGTGGTTCTCCTCCACCCAGTCCATCGCGGCGCAGGGGTTGCGGCACTCGGCCACGCAGGTGGCCAGCGCACCGGCCACCTGGCTGTGCTGGCGGTCGAGGTACGCCCGCCACCCCTCGGAGGGCTCACCGGCCACACGCAGGGTCCGGTTGGTGGCCGACTGCTCGGCCTTGGTGTGGTCGCACTCGCGGTCGCCGATCACACCGAACCTGCTGCCCTGCGCGCTGAGGCCGGCGGGCCAGCGCGCGGGGTCGCCCGCGCTGCCGAGCACCGGCTCGAAGGCGAGCAGCGGCATGTACTCGCTGGCGATGTGCACGGCGGCGACCATCGAGCTCAGCTCGCGCCGGTGCCATCTGACCGCTATCACCTCCAGCAGCAGCGCGTAGGCCGGGCGCAGCGACTCCAGCGCGCCGCGCGGCTGCTCCCGCGGGGTCTGCGGCATGGTGCACGCCCGCGCCCGCCGCCTCAGATCGCCCGGTACGCCGCGTGCCTCGACGGCGAAGTCCTCCGCGTCGAGTGAGAGAAGTCGCTGCCCGAACTCACACACCGCCTCGATGGTGCTCGCGTCCTCCACGACGTCGTGGGAGAGCGCCCCCAGATCGGCGAAGGCGTACCTCCGGGCCAGGGAGACAAGTAGATCACGTGCCGATTCCACTTGATCACCCTCTCATGGCCCGCGAATGACTCGCGCCTTACCCGGGCGAAAGCGAGATGAGCTCGTTCTCGCAGCTAGTGACCATTTTTGTCACCACTTGCGAAGGGTACTGGCCGGCGAGGGGCGCCAGGACCCGATCCGGTGGCGGCCGAGCGCCCGGCGCCGCCCCGGACATGCGGACGCCCCTCGCCATCATGGCGAGGGGCGTCCGCATGTCCGGCCTGTCCCGGGTGAACCGCGCCGGGCCTCTCGGACCCGGGGACGGGTCAGGCCGCCGAGGCGTCCTTGGCCTGGGCGCGCAGGGCGCGGCTGATGCCGTCGGCACCCTCCACGAGGAGGCGCCTGAGGGCGTGCGGGGGCTGGCTCGCGGAGATGAGGTCCTGGGTCCTGGCGACGGTCTCGGGGGAGATGCTCAGGGCCGGGTAGCAGCCCACCGCGAAGTTCTGGGCGCTGTCAGAGGTCCAGGACTTCCAGATCGAGCCGATCTCCTCGAAGTACTTCGCGGCGTAGGGCTCCAGCAGGTCCGGGTGGCGCGGGTCCATGAAACCCGCGATCGTCGAGCGGAGCAGGGCGCCGCTCAGCTTGCCCTCGATGATCGAGGCCCAGGCGTTCGCCTTGCCCTCGGCCGTGGGGATCGAGGCGCGGGTGAGCGCGGCGGAGCGCTCGCCGGTGGCGGTGGCGTCGCGCAGGAGCTCGCTCGCGATGTCCTCCTCGCCCAGGATCTCGCCGGAGACCAGGGCCTGGATCAGCGTCCAGCGGAGGTCGGTGTCCACGGTCAGGCCGTCGAGCACGGTCGAGCCGTCCAGCAGCCCCTTGATGAAGGCCAGGTCTTCCGCCGAGGTGGCCACCGTGGACAGGGCGTTGACGTAGGCGAGCTGGTGGTCGGAGCCGGGCTCGGCCCCGTCGACGAGGGAGCGGAGGGCCGAGGCCAGCAGGGCCAGGCCCTGCCGGCGCCAGGCGGGGTCGGCGTACTGCTGGACGGCCTGGCGGGCCTGGCGGAGCACGGTCTGGGCGACCGTGATGTCCTTGATCGAGCTGACCCCGGAGGTGACCAGGGCGAGGTAGTCGCGAGTGGTCATCTCGGCGTCGCGGGTCATGTCCCAGGCCGCGGACCAGCACAGGGCGCGGGGCAGGGACTCGGTGAACTTGGTGATGCCGCCGTTCACGAGGGTCCGCAGCGAGCGCTCGTCGAGCCTGACCTTGGCGTAGGTCAGGTCGTCGTCGTTGATCAGGACCAGGTCGGGCTGGAGCTCGCCGACCAGCTCGGCCACCGCGGTACGGGCGCCGACCACGTCGAGCTCGACCCGCTTGGTGCGGACCAGCTCGTCGCCCCGCAGGGAGTAC
It includes:
- a CDS encoding DUF5130 family protein; the encoded protein is MTVTQIDDVREALRAAEHRTGLRFAAYLGPAIGPRRHFSERLHAALGDEVDRAVLIFVDSERRGLEIVTGPEARRRLPDEKCRLAAMSMTTVLGTGDLVGALVTGVWLLADQASRHL
- a CDS encoding Pycsar system effector family protein, translating into MLKIVWDALLGRPPSGVTRVEEPDPILGQILGMLADAQTEVGRADQKGVILLVTTGAAAGLIAAGLLGGQWRPQELPSQVEWLWWTGMFFWLMGILMLAGAICPRSAGRAGQAVERRRSYVHGLTGEVLAESRAGRTHRNGQARVDLIVLRIRRLSAVADAKHRYIRRGVILMLIAIACCELSVLIGQKI